Part of the Oscillibacter hominis genome is shown below.
GGCCCTGGGATTGGATACCTACCCCGTGACATCGCCGGATGAAGCAAGGGAGCTCATTCACCGCCTGGCCAAAGAGGACTGCGCGGTGATCTACCTCACCGAGCAGCTGGCCGCCGGATTGACGGCTGAGATTGCCCGGTACAAGGATGAGCTCCGTCCGGCCATCATCCTCATCCCCGGGCGGGAGGGCTCCCTTGGCATCGGAAAGGAGAGCCTCCAGCGGGCCATTGAACGCGCCGTGGGCGCGGATATCCTGTGAGAAGCGTTCCTTCTGGCGAATCTATCCTGAAAGAAGGTTTTCGTATTGAGTGGTAAAGTTGTAAAAGTGTCCGGCCCGCTGGTGGTTGCCACCGGCCTCTCGGACGCAAATATGTCCGACGTGGTCCGGGTGGGCCCGCAGCGGCTGATCGGTGAAATCCTGACGATGAACGGCGACTCCGCCTCCATCCAGGTCTATGAGGAGACCTCGGGCCTTGGCCCCGGCGCCGAGGTGGAGACCACCGGCTACCCCATGAGCGTGGAGCTGGGCCCCGGCATGATCGAGGGCATCTACGACGGCATCCAGCGCCCGCTGGAAAAGATCGTGGAGAAGGTGGGCGCCTGCATCACCCGCGGCGTGGAAGTGCCTGCGCTGGATCATGAGAAGAAGTGGGAGTTCACCGCCGTGGTGGAGCCCGGGGCCAAGGTGACCGGCGGCGACATCATCGGCACAGTGCCCGAGACGCCGGTGGTGCTGCACAAGGTCATGGTGCCTCCCTATCTGAGCGGCACCATCACCAAAATCCAGAGCGGCTCCTTCACAGTGCTGGAGCCGGTGGCCACGCTGCGCAAAGAGGACGGCAGCGAGGTGGAGCTGACCATGGCCCAGAAGTGGCCCGTCCGCACCGGCCGCCCCTATCAGCACAAGTATCCGCCGGTCAGGCCTTTGTGCTCCGGCCAGCGCGTGATCGACACCATGTTCCCCATTGCCAAGGGCGGCACTGCCGCCGTCCCCGGCCCCTTCGGCTCCGGCAAGACGGTGGTGCAGCATCAGCTGGCCAAGTGGTCCGACGTGGACATCGTGATCTACATCGGCTGCGGCGAACGGGGCAATGAGATGACCGACGTGCTCCGGGAGTTCCCGGAGCTGAAGGACCCCCGCACCGGCGAATCGCTGATGAAGCGCACGGTGCTCATCGCAAACACCTCCGATATGCCTGTGGCCGCCCGTGAGGCCAGCGTGTACACCGGTATCACCATCGCCGAGTACTTCCGGGATATGGGCTACGACGTGGCCGTCATCGCCGACTCCACCTCCCGCTGGGCTGAGGCGCTGCGTGAGATGTCCGGCCGCCTGGAGGAGATGCCCGGTGAAGAGGGCTATCCGGCCTACCTCGCCTCCCGGCTTGCCCAGTTCTATGAGCGCGCCGGCAGCGTGGAGTGCATCGGCTCCGACGACCGCCGGGGCAGCCTGACCGCCGTGGGCGCCGTGTCCCCTCCCGGCGGCGACCTCTCCGAGCCTGTGTCCCAGGCCACCATGCGGATTGTCAAGGTGTTCTGGGCACTGGATGCCCAGTTGGCCTATAAGCGCCATTTCCCGGCCATCAACTGGCTGAATTCCTACTCGCTGTATCTGGACTCCCTGAAGCCCTGGTTCGACGAGAACTTAGGGAAGGAGTTCATGGCCAACCGTGCCGCCGCCATGAAGCTGCTCCAGAGCGAGGCAAGCCTGAACGAAATCGTCCAGCTGGTGGGCAAGGACGCCCTCTCTCCTGCAGACCAGCTGACGCTGGAGGCCGCCCGCATGGTCCGGGAGGACTTCCTCCAGCAAAACGCCTTTGTGGACGTGGACGGCTTCTCCTCCTATGACCGGCAGGAAAAGCTTCTGAGCCTGATTCTGAACTACGATGCGCTGTGCCGCGCTGCCATTGCCAAGGGCGCGCCCGCTGCCAAGCTCTTTGATATCCCGGCCCGTGAGAAGATCGGCCGCGCCAAGAGCGTGGAGGTCGACGAATATGCCCAGGCCTATGCAGCCATTGAGACGGAGATGGAGCAGGAGATCAACGCCATTGTGGACGAGGGAGGTGAGGACCAGTGATTCGCGAATATCGTACCATCCAGGAGATCGCCAGCCCGCTGATGATGGTCCGCATGGTGGAGAACGTCACCTACGACGAACTGGTGGAAGTGGAACTGCCCGACGGCGGCATCCGCCGCGGCAAGGTGCTGGAGGTCAACGGCGACACCGCCGTGGTGCAGCTTTTTGAGTCTGCCCAGGGCATCAACCTGGCCCAGTCCAAGGTCCGCTTTTTGGGCCATCCGCTGCAGTTGGGCGTGTCCGGCGACATGCTGGGCCGAGTGTTCAACGGCATGGGCCAGCCCATCGACGGCGGCCCCGACATCCTGGCGGAGGAGTACCGGGACATCAACGGCCTTCCCATGAACCCCGCCGCCCGGGACTACCCCAATGAGTTCATCCAGACCGGCGTTTCCACCATCGACGGCCTGAACACCCTGGTTCGCGGCCAGAAGCTGCCCATTTTCTCCGGGTCCGGCCTGCCCCACGCCAACCTGGCCGCCCAGATCGCCCGCCAGGCCAAGGTGTTGGGTGACGACGGCTCCAACTTCGCCGTGGTCTTCGCCGCCATCGGCATCACCTTTGAGGAATCTGAGTTCTTTGTCAGCGAGTTCCGCCGCACCGGCGCCATCGACCGCACCGTGCTCTTTTCCAACCTGGCCAACGACCCGGCCGTGGAGCGCATCTCCACGCCCCGCATGGCGCTGACCGCTGCCGAATATCTGGCCTTTGAAAAGGGCATGCACGTGCTGGTCATCATGACGGATATCACCAACTACGCCGAGGCGCTGCGCGAGGTCTCCGCGGCCAAGAAGGAAGTGCCCGGCCGCCGCGGCTTCCCAGGCTACCTGTACACGGACCTTGCCACCATGTATGAGCGGGCCGGCCGCCGTCTTGGGTGCCCCGGCTCCATCACCATGATCCCCATCCTGACCATGCCAGAGGACGACAAGACCCACCCCATCCCCGACCTGACGGGCTATATCACCGAGGGCCAGATCATCCTGAGCCGTGAGCTCTTCCGCAAGGGCATCAATCCCCCTGTGGATGTGCTGCCCTCCCTGAGCCGTCTGAAGGATAAGGGCATCGGCGAGGGCAAGACCAGGGAGGATCACGCCGACACCATGAACCAGCTCTTTGCCGCCTATTCCACCGGCAAGGACAACAAGGAGCTGATGAGCATTTTGGGCGAGGCCGCGCTGACGCCCACGGACCTGCTGTTTGCCAAGTTCGCCGACGAGTTTGAGCGGCGCTATGTGAACCAGGGCTATGATGAAAACCGCTCCATCCAGGAGACGCTGGACCTGGGCTGGGAGCTGCTGAGCATCCTGCCCACCTCGGAGCTGAAACGGATCAAACAAAAGCACATCGATAAGTATCTGCCGAAAAAAGAACAGTAAGGAGTGGGAGCATGCCGAAGATCAATGTGAACCCCACCCGAATGGAGCTGACCCGGCTGAAAGGAAAGCTCCGCACCGCCCAGCGGGGCCACAAGCTGCTCAAGGATAAGCGGGATGAGCTGATGAAGCAGTTCCTGGACACGGTTCGGGAGGTCAAGGACCTGCGCGCCAAGGTGGAGGAGGAACTGATGACGGTCCACGGCTCCTTCACCGTGGCCTCGGCCCTCATGTCCTCCGAGGCGCTGGAGCAGGCTTTGATGTACCCCAAGCAGAGCGTGGAGCTGTCCATGACGTTCAAAAACATCATGTCGGTCAACGTGCCGGTCTATGAGTTCCGCACCAAGACCCAATCGGACAGCGACATATACCCCTATGGCTTTGCGGCCACCTCCGGCGAGTTAGACACCGCTGTGGACGCCTTGGGGCGGGTATTTCAGGATATGCTGAAGCTGGCGCAGATCGAAAAGTCCGCTCAGCTGATGGCCGAGGAGATCGAAAAGACCCGCCGCCGCGTCAACGCCCTGGAGTATGTGATGATTCCCGACACCCAGGAGACCATCCGCTATATCACCATGAAGTTAGATGAAAACGACAGGGCCACCACCACCCGGCTGATGAAGGTGAAGGATATGCTGCTGAAAGAGGCCATTGAGGAGCAGCGTGCCCGGGACGAGGCCGCCCTGCGGGAATTCCGGAATGCATAGGAGGCGGATGAAGCGGATTTTGATCGCCGGCCCTCAGCCGGACGACGCCTTTGGCTCGGTGAGGGCAGTTTCAGACGCTGTTTTGCGCTTTCTGCCCGGTGTGGAGCGTTTGATTTCCCTAAATCCGGAGGAACTTGATTCCTGTGATGGGATGATCCTGCCCGGCGGAGTCCCCGATGTGGACCCCGCGCTCTACGCAGAGGAAAATCAGGGCAGTCGTGGCGTGAACCCGGCGCTGGACCAGGCGCAGCTGCGAATGCTGGACCGGGCGGTGGAGCTTGCCATTCCCGTGCTTGGTATCTGCCGCGGGTATCAGCTGATGAACGTCCATTTCGGAGGCAGCCTGGTGCAGGATGGGAAGACCAATGGGATTCACCGTGGGGGCGCCAGGGGAGAGGACCTCCACGGCGCATACTCCCTGCCGGGCACTTGGCTGGAGCGTCTCTACGGCCCCAAAACCGTGGTCAACACGCTGCATCACCAGTCCATCAAGCGGCTGGCCCCGGAATTTGCCTTGTGCCAGGTCTGGTTTGACGATGCGGTCTCTCCGGAGCGGAGGCGCTTTCTCTGTGCGGAACTCAGCCGGGGCTCGGAGGAGGACTACACGGAGGAGTGCACGGTAGAGGGAATCTGCCACCGGTCGCTGCCGCTAATCGGCGTACAGTGGCACCCTGAACTGCTGAGCCCGGATGGAAAGGGTACTGCGGAACCGGAGAAGCTGTTTTTGTATTTTGCCGGATTAAAATAGTCGGCTCCGGGCGCAGTGAAACAAAAATTTCTCTGAATCAGTTAAAAAAATTAAGCCGCTTTCAGCGGCTCAATTTTTTTAACGATGGAAAGCGTCTTTTTCTGAAAATCTTTGTTTTCCCCCTATGCAAAACGGGGAAAATACGGTAAAATACGTTTGTATGTGATTTTAAAGGTTCGGAGGTTATAGGACATGGACACTCCCATATACAAGCGTGTGCTGCTGAAGATCAGCGGGGAAGCGCTGGCCGGGGACAAACATTCCGGCTTGGATTTTGAGGTCATCGGCCGGGTATGCGATTCCATCCAAGAGTGTGTGAAGATGGGCGTTCAGGTGGGACTGGTGGTCGGCGGCGGCAACTTCTGGCGGGGCGTCAAGGACGGCGGCGGTCGGATGGAGCGTACAAGGGCCGACCACATGGGCATGATGGCCACTGTGCTCAACTGCCTTGCGGTGGCGGACGTGCTGGAGCAAAAGGGCGTGGACGTCCGGGTGCAGACCGCCATTGAGATGCGGGCCATCGCCGAGCCCTACATCCGCTCCAAGGCCATCCGCCACCTGGAAAAGGGCCGGGTGGTGATCTTTGGCTGCGGCACAGGAAACCCCTTCTTCTCCACGGATACGGCCGCGGTGCTGCGTGCTGCGGAGATCGGAGCGGAAGTGATCCTGCTGGCAAAGAACATCGATGGGGTGTACTCCGCTGACCCCATGAAGGACCCGAAGGCCGTCAAGTACGATTTTATCACCTATGACGACGTGCTGGCCCAGCATCTCCAGGTAATGGATTCCACTGCCACATCGCTGTCCATGGACAATCATATTCCGGTCCTGCTGTTTGCCCTGAAGGATCCACATAATATCGTCCGCGTTGTCTGCGGAGAGAAAATCGGCACAATTGTGAAGGAGGCATAACCATGTTAAAAGAGGAATACAAGGTCTATGAGGAAAAAATGAAGAAGAGCATCGAGTCTGTCAGCGCAGACTTTGCTTCCGTCCGCGCCGGCCGGGCCAACGCCGCTGTGCTGGACCGCATCAGCGTGGACTATTACGGCACGCCCACCCCCATTCAGCAGATTGCGTCCATTGCCTCTCCCGATCCACGCTCCCTGGTGATCCAGCCCTGGGACGCCTCTGCGGTGAAGGCCATTGAAAAGGCCATTCAGAACTCCGACCTGGGCATCAACCCCCAGAACGACGGCAAGAGCATCCGTTTGAACTTCCCCCAGCTCACCGAGGAGCGCCGCAAGGAACTGGTGAAGCAGATCCACAAGTATTCCGAGGGCGGCAAGGTGGCGGTGCGCAACATCCGCCGGGACGCCATGGACCACTTTAAGAAGCTGGAGAAGTCCTCCGAGATCACGGAAGATGAGATGAAGCAGGTGGAGAAGGACCTGCAGAAGCTCACCGACGACAGCTGTAAGGAGATCGACAGGCTTCTGGAGAAAAAAGAAAAGGAACTGATGGCGGTCTGATGGCGGAGTTTCTATCAAATGACAGGGCGGGGCAGGTGGACTTGGGCCGCCTGCCCTGCCATATTGCGATTATTATGGACGGCAACGGCCGCTGGGCAAGGCGGCGGGGCCTGCCCCGCACCGCAGGGCACAAGGTGGGCGCCGAAAACTTCCGGAAAATCGCCACGCACTGCAAGAACCTGGGCGTCAAATACCTGACGGTCTACGCCTTCTCCACGGAGAACTGGAAGCGGTCGGAAGACGAGGTTGGCGTTATCATGGGACTTTTGAAGCGCTACCTTCTTGAGGCCATCGACACCATGGAACGGGACGACATCCGGCTCCGGTTTTTTGGGGACCTCAGCCGAATCTCCCCGGAGCTACAGTCTCTGGTGGATCGAACCAACCGGATTTCCGCTCACCTCAGTGCGGAGGATTTCCAGGCCAATATCTGCCTCAACTACGGCGGGCGGGATGAGATTTTGCGGGCAGTACGCCGCTTTGCCTCCGACTGCGCAGCGGGCAAACGGGAGGCGGAGGAGCTGAACGAATCCCTGTTCTCCGCCTATCTGGACTCTGGCGGTATCCCAGACCCGGAACTGATCATCCGGCCCAGCGGGGAGCTGCGGTTGAGCAATTTCCTGCTGTGGCAGTGTGCCTATTCTGAATTTTATTTCACCGATACGCTTTGGCCGGATTTCACCGAGTCCCAGTTGGACGAGGCCATTGCTGATTATCAGCACAGGGACCGCCGGTTCGGTGGTGTAAAGCGAAATTACTTTTCATATTTATGAGGGAGTTTGTATGAAAGCAAGGATTTTGGTGGCCGTGGTGGGCATTCCCTTTTTGCTTCTGATACTGGCGTGGGCGCCCTCCTGGGCCACCTTGGTGCTGGTCTCGGCCATGTGCGTCATTGGAGCCTATGAGCTGATGCACGCGGTGTTGGGGGAGAGGGGAAAGTCAACCAGGGATCCCGTGGTTTGGGCGGTCCTCTGGGCGGCGCTGCTCTTTTCCGCCTGGCCCTTTGAACGTGATTCCCTCATCCGGTTTTGGGGGGATCAGCCTGAGTGGTTCCAGGATATTTTGCAGCGGGGAGACAGCATCGTGGCCCTGCTTGCCTTGATGTTCATCACAGTGCTGTTCTTCAACGCCATCTTCTACTATGGGAAGGAGAAGCAGGTCTCCTTCGGCGAGGTGGCGGCGGCCATCTTCGCGGGCATGGTGTTTCCCACGATGCTCTCCTGCCTGCTGCGGCTGCGGTTGATGGAACAGGGGCAGGCGTGGGTCTTTGTGCCGCTGTGCATCTCCTTCGGCAGCGACACCTTCGCGCTATTCGCAGGAATGCTGTTTGGAAAACACAAGTTAGCGCCCCATGTGAGCCCCAAAAAAACGGTGGAGGGCGGCGTCGGAGGCCTTTTGGGCGGTGTGATCGGCATGACGCTCTTCAAGCTGATTACCGACACGATGCAGTTTACCTTAACCAGCGAGCCTTCCGTGGCGGCTCAGGCGGGCCTGGGACTCAGTTGGACGTGGGTGATCGTGCTGGGCTTGGTGGGCAGTGTGATCAGCCAGATCGGTGATCTGAGCTTTTCAGTCATCAAGCGGGAATTCGGCGTAAAGGACTACGGCAATCTGCTGCCCGGCCACGGTGGAATTTTAGACCGGTTTGACAGCGTGACGTTTGTGGCGCCTTTTGTCTGGGCCCTTTTGAGCTGGAAGATGAGTTGGTGAGGTAAGATGAGCAAAGTAATTTCTGTGCTGGGCTCCACCGGCTCCATCGGCCGCCAGACCCTGGATGTGGCCGGACAGCTGGGCCTTCCAGTGGCTGCCCTGGCCACGAATCGGAATATTGCTCTGTTGGAGCAGCAGACGCGGCAGTTCCGGCCGCGTCTTGCTGTGGTTTATGAGGAAGCCTCGGCGGAGCAGTTCCGCAGCCGGGTGAAGGACTTGGAGGTAAAGGTCCTCTCCGGAATGGAGGGGCTCATAGAGGCCGCGTCGATCAAAGAGGCGGACACGGTGGTGACAGCCGTGGTGGGCATGGTGGGCCTTCGCCCCACGCTGGCCGCCATTGAGCAGGGAAAGCGGATCGCATTTGCCAACAAGGAGACACTGGTGTGCGCCGGGGAGCTGGTCATGGACGCCGCGTACCGCCATGGGGCAGAGGTAGTTCCCGTGGACAGCGAGCACTCGGCCATCTTTCAGTGTCTTCAGGGCTGCCGGGACCGCCGGGAGCTCCGCCGTCTGATCCTGACCTGTTCAGGCGGTCCCTTTTATGGGAAAAATTCAGAAGAATTAAAGGAAATGACAAGGGAAGATGCTTTACGGCATCCGAACTGGAAGATGGGCCCTAAAATCACAGTGGACTGTGCAACGCTGATGAACAAAGGGTTGGAAGTCATCGAGGCAATGCGGCTTTACCGCCTGCCCCTTTCCCAGGTGGACGTGGTGATTCACCGCCAAAGCATTGTCCACTCCCTGGTGGAGTACCGGGACGGTGCGGTGCTGGCCCAGTTGGGGACGCCGGATATGCGTTTGCCCATCCGATATGCACTGACCTATCCCTGCCGCGGTGAAAACCCAGAACCGCCTCTGGATCTGCTCTCCTGTCCGCCGCTGACCTTTGCACCGCCGGATTTGGAGTCCTTTCCCTGCCTGCGCCTGGCCATGGAGGCGGCACAGGAGGGAGGCACTGCCTGCGCGGTGCTCAACGGAGCCAATGAGGAGGCGGTGGGGCTTTTCCTAAAGGGGGAAATCGGCTTCACGGAAATTCCCGAACTGGTGGAATCCGCCCGGAGAAGCGTTTTGGTGAAATGGAATGCCTCCCTGGAGGATATACTGGAAGCAGACAGGTGCGCACGGGCAGCTGTACTTGGCAGACAATGAGGTAATAGAATGGTTTATATCTTAGCGGCAATTCTCATCTTCGGCATTCTGATTGCGGTCCATGAGCTGGGCCATTTCCTTTCGGCAAAGGCCTGCGGCGTGCGGGTCAATGAGTTTTCCATCGGCATGGGCCCCGCGATTTTCCATAAGAAAAAAGGGGAGACGGAGTACTCCCTTCGCATATTGCCCATTGGCGGCTACTGCGCCATGGAGGGGGAAGAGGAGGACTCCGAAGACCCCCATGCGCTGAACAACCAGGGATTTTGGAAAAAGGTTCTGATATTTGCCGCCGGCGCCATCATGAACTTCATAGCAGGCTTTTTGATCATCATGATCCTCTACTCCTCCGCAGGCGCCTTCCGGCTGCCGGTGGTCAGCGGCTTTGCCCCCGAATTTACCGCGGAAGGGGAGACGGGGCTTCAGGAGGGCGACCGGATTCTGTCCATCGACGGAGAGCGGATCTATGTCTATTCCGACATCCCTCTGTTCCTGGGCCGTGGTGACGACAACACCTATGAACTGCGGATTCTCCGGGACGGGGAGAAGATAAACCTTACGCTTACCCTGCCCTATCAGGAGTACACCGGAACCGAGGGGGAGACCTATCAGGGATATGGGCTCTACTTCGGCGTGCTGGAGGAGGGTACGCCGCTTGCCAAGCTGAAATACAG
Proteins encoded:
- a CDS encoding isoprenyl transferase — encoded protein: MAEFLSNDRAGQVDLGRLPCHIAIIMDGNGRWARRRGLPRTAGHKVGAENFRKIATHCKNLGVKYLTVYAFSTENWKRSEDEVGVIMGLLKRYLLEAIDTMERDDIRLRFFGDLSRISPELQSLVDRTNRISAHLSAEDFQANICLNYGGRDEILRAVRRFASDCAAGKREAEELNESLFSAYLDSGGIPDPELIIRPSGELRLSNFLLWQCAYSEFYFTDTLWPDFTESQLDEAIADYQHRDRRFGGVKRNYFSYL
- the pyrH gene encoding UMP kinase, translated to MDTPIYKRVLLKISGEALAGDKHSGLDFEVIGRVCDSIQECVKMGVQVGLVVGGGNFWRGVKDGGGRMERTRADHMGMMATVLNCLAVADVLEQKGVDVRVQTAIEMRAIAEPYIRSKAIRHLEKGRVVIFGCGTGNPFFSTDTAAVLRAAEIGAEVILLAKNIDGVYSADPMKDPKAVKYDFITYDDVLAQHLQVMDSTATSLSMDNHIPVLLFALKDPHNIVRVVCGEKIGTIVKEA
- a CDS encoding V-type ATP synthase subunit B — its product is MIREYRTIQEIASPLMMVRMVENVTYDELVEVELPDGGIRRGKVLEVNGDTAVVQLFESAQGINLAQSKVRFLGHPLQLGVSGDMLGRVFNGMGQPIDGGPDILAEEYRDINGLPMNPAARDYPNEFIQTGVSTIDGLNTLVRGQKLPIFSGSGLPHANLAAQIARQAKVLGDDGSNFAVVFAAIGITFEESEFFVSEFRRTGAIDRTVLFSNLANDPAVERISTPRMALTAAEYLAFEKGMHVLVIMTDITNYAEALREVSAAKKEVPGRRGFPGYLYTDLATMYERAGRRLGCPGSITMIPILTMPEDDKTHPIPDLTGYITEGQIILSRELFRKGINPPVDVLPSLSRLKDKGIGEGKTREDHADTMNQLFAAYSTGKDNKELMSILGEAALTPTDLLFAKFADEFERRYVNQGYDENRSIQETLDLGWELLSILPTSELKRIKQKHIDKYLPKKEQ
- a CDS encoding 1-deoxy-D-xylulose-5-phosphate reductoisomerase, giving the protein MSKVISVLGSTGSIGRQTLDVAGQLGLPVAALATNRNIALLEQQTRQFRPRLAVVYEEASAEQFRSRVKDLEVKVLSGMEGLIEAASIKEADTVVTAVVGMVGLRPTLAAIEQGKRIAFANKETLVCAGELVMDAAYRHGAEVVPVDSEHSAIFQCLQGCRDRRELRRLILTCSGGPFYGKNSEELKEMTREDALRHPNWKMGPKITVDCATLMNKGLEVIEAMRLYRLPLSQVDVVIHRQSIVHSLVEYRDGAVLAQLGTPDMRLPIRYALTYPCRGENPEPPLDLLSCPPLTFAPPDLESFPCLRLAMEAAQEGGTACAVLNGANEEAVGLFLKGEIGFTEIPELVESARRSVLVKWNASLEDILEADRCARAAVLGRQ
- a CDS encoding gamma-glutamyl-gamma-aminobutyrate hydrolase family protein, encoding MKRILIAGPQPDDAFGSVRAVSDAVLRFLPGVERLISLNPEELDSCDGMILPGGVPDVDPALYAEENQGSRGVNPALDQAQLRMLDRAVELAIPVLGICRGYQLMNVHFGGSLVQDGKTNGIHRGGARGEDLHGAYSLPGTWLERLYGPKTVVNTLHHQSIKRLAPEFALCQVWFDDAVSPERRRFLCAELSRGSEEDYTEECTVEGICHRSLPLIGVQWHPELLSPDGKGTAEPEKLFLYFAGLK
- the frr gene encoding ribosome recycling factor, which encodes MLKEEYKVYEEKMKKSIESVSADFASVRAGRANAAVLDRISVDYYGTPTPIQQIASIASPDPRSLVIQPWDASAVKAIEKAIQNSDLGINPQNDGKSIRLNFPQLTEERRKELVKQIHKYSEGGKVAVRNIRRDAMDHFKKLEKSSEITEDEMKQVEKDLQKLTDDSCKEIDRLLEKKEKELMAV
- a CDS encoding V-type ATP synthase subunit F; protein product: MYRIAVIGDWESVMGFRALGLDTYPVTSPDEARELIHRLAKEDCAVIYLTEQLAAGLTAEIARYKDELRPAIILIPGREGSLGIGKESLQRAIERAVGADIL
- a CDS encoding phosphatidate cytidylyltransferase, giving the protein MKARILVAVVGIPFLLLILAWAPSWATLVLVSAMCVIGAYELMHAVLGERGKSTRDPVVWAVLWAALLFSAWPFERDSLIRFWGDQPEWFQDILQRGDSIVALLALMFITVLFFNAIFYYGKEKQVSFGEVAAAIFAGMVFPTMLSCLLRLRLMEQGQAWVFVPLCISFGSDTFALFAGMLFGKHKLAPHVSPKKTVEGGVGGLLGGVIGMTLFKLITDTMQFTLTSEPSVAAQAGLGLSWTWVIVLGLVGSVISQIGDLSFSVIKREFGVKDYGNLLPGHGGILDRFDSVTFVAPFVWALLSWKMSW
- a CDS encoding V-type ATP synthase subunit A; amino-acid sequence: MSGKVVKVSGPLVVATGLSDANMSDVVRVGPQRLIGEILTMNGDSASIQVYEETSGLGPGAEVETTGYPMSVELGPGMIEGIYDGIQRPLEKIVEKVGACITRGVEVPALDHEKKWEFTAVVEPGAKVTGGDIIGTVPETPVVLHKVMVPPYLSGTITKIQSGSFTVLEPVATLRKEDGSEVELTMAQKWPVRTGRPYQHKYPPVRPLCSGQRVIDTMFPIAKGGTAAVPGPFGSGKTVVQHQLAKWSDVDIVIYIGCGERGNEMTDVLREFPELKDPRTGESLMKRTVLIANTSDMPVAAREASVYTGITIAEYFRDMGYDVAVIADSTSRWAEALREMSGRLEEMPGEEGYPAYLASRLAQFYERAGSVECIGSDDRRGSLTAVGAVSPPGGDLSEPVSQATMRIVKVFWALDAQLAYKRHFPAINWLNSYSLYLDSLKPWFDENLGKEFMANRAAAMKLLQSEASLNEIVQLVGKDALSPADQLTLEAARMVREDFLQQNAFVDVDGFSSYDRQEKLLSLILNYDALCRAAIAKGAPAAKLFDIPAREKIGRAKSVEVDEYAQAYAAIETEMEQEINAIVDEGGEDQ
- a CDS encoding M50 family metallopeptidase, whose translation is MVYILAAILIFGILIAVHELGHFLSAKACGVRVNEFSIGMGPAIFHKKKGETEYSLRILPIGGYCAMEGEEEDSEDPHALNNQGFWKKVLIFAAGAIMNFIAGFLIIMILYSSAGAFRLPVVSGFAPEFTAEGETGLQEGDRILSIDGERIYVYSDIPLFLGRGDDNTYELRILRDGEKINLTLTLPYQEYTGTEGETYQGYGLYFGVLEEGTPLAKLKYSWLNAVDFVRIVRYSLVELVTGGASVKDLSGPVGIVSTITQVGEDASSWRDALDNILYFAALIAVNLAVMNLLPLPALDGGKIFFLVVNTLSQHLLHRQIPAKYENYIHAAGFALLMVLMLFVTFNDVVKLFQ
- a CDS encoding V-type ATP synthase subunit D, giving the protein MPKINVNPTRMELTRLKGKLRTAQRGHKLLKDKRDELMKQFLDTVREVKDLRAKVEEELMTVHGSFTVASALMSSEALEQALMYPKQSVELSMTFKNIMSVNVPVYEFRTKTQSDSDIYPYGFAATSGELDTAVDALGRVFQDMLKLAQIEKSAQLMAEEIEKTRRRVNALEYVMIPDTQETIRYITMKLDENDRATTTRLMKVKDMLLKEAIEEQRARDEAALREFRNA